In Cupriavidus basilensis, one genomic interval encodes:
- a CDS encoding helix-turn-helix transcriptional regulator, with protein sequence MTEYAPPDPAKPHELTREAVLGRFLRAHRERLAPAEVGLAPGRRRRTPGLRREELAQLAGLSATWVTWLEQGRPVALSARALASLAGALRLSRAERAYLFELAGRRDPMQAQDEHAPAAVLASVEAINGPAYLLDRQWSALAWNAAAADLFVGWLDPASEDRNLLRSMFLSPGLQALVEDWPHRAARLVSEFRAHSIRHADDPPMRALVEGLIAQSPVFRADWLSQDVEERQGGRRGFQHPLRGLLHFEQLTLVPAAAPGLTLVMLMPA encoded by the coding sequence ATGACAGAATACGCGCCCCCCGATCCCGCCAAGCCACATGAACTCACGCGCGAAGCCGTGCTGGGCCGCTTCCTGCGGGCGCACCGCGAGCGCCTGGCCCCGGCCGAAGTTGGCCTGGCACCCGGCCGGCGGCGGCGCACGCCGGGCTTGCGCCGCGAGGAGCTGGCGCAGCTCGCCGGCCTTAGCGCCACCTGGGTGACGTGGCTGGAACAGGGCAGGCCGGTGGCGCTGTCGGCCCGCGCGCTGGCCAGCCTGGCCGGCGCACTGCGGCTGTCGCGCGCGGAACGGGCCTACCTGTTTGAGCTGGCGGGCCGGCGCGACCCTATGCAGGCGCAGGACGAACACGCGCCAGCAGCCGTCCTCGCCAGCGTGGAGGCCATCAACGGCCCAGCCTACCTGCTAGACCGGCAATGGAGCGCGCTAGCTTGGAATGCCGCTGCCGCCGACCTGTTCGTGGGCTGGCTCGATCCCGCCAGCGAAGACCGCAACCTGTTGCGCAGCATGTTTTTGTCGCCGGGTTTGCAGGCCTTGGTGGAGGACTGGCCGCACCGGGCGGCGCGGCTGGTGTCGGAGTTTCGCGCGCACAGCATCCGCCATGCCGACGATCCGCCGATGCGCGCGCTGGTGGAGGGGCTCATTGCCCAGAGCCCGGTGTTCCGGGCCGACTGGCTGTCGCAGGATGTGGAAGAGCGGCAGGGCGGGCGCCGCGGCTTTCAGCATCCATTGCGCGGGCTCTTGCATTTCGAGCAGCTCACGCTGGTGCCGGCCGCCGCGCCGGGCCTGACGCTGGTGATGCTGATGCCGGCGTGA
- a CDS encoding Trm112 family protein, whose amino-acid sequence MDNRLLEILVCPLCKSKLEYDRAAQELICQVDKLAYPIRDGIPIMLADEARQTVPGRLVTPE is encoded by the coding sequence ATGGACAACCGGCTGCTTGAAATCCTGGTCTGCCCGCTGTGCAAGAGCAAGCTGGAATATGACCGCGCCGCCCAGGAACTGATCTGCCAGGTCGACAAACTGGCCTATCCGATCCGCGATGGCATTCCCATCATGCTGGCCGATGAGGCACGCCAGACCGTGCCGGGCCGGCTGGTCACGCCGGAATAA
- a CDS encoding MotA/TolQ/ExbB proton channel family protein — MFSIIQAAGWPIWPLLLASVIALALIVERFLSLKRSKVLPPKLYDEALSVAHQRRATPEVVNTLEQNSPLGRVLAAGLRHVVLQPHTSRDAAKEVVEEAGRAVAHELERYLNALGTIASVAPLMGLLGTVIGMIEIFGSQGGAGASPEQLAHGISVALYNTAFGLIIAIPALIFWRYFRRRVDDYVAELEFRATAFLDAILPQRRA, encoded by the coding sequence GTGTTTTCCATCATTCAAGCTGCCGGCTGGCCGATCTGGCCCTTGTTGCTCGCCTCGGTCATCGCCCTGGCGCTGATTGTCGAGCGTTTCCTCAGCCTGAAGCGCAGCAAGGTGCTGCCGCCCAAGCTGTACGACGAAGCCCTGTCGGTGGCGCACCAGCGCCGCGCCACGCCGGAGGTGGTCAACACGCTGGAGCAGAACTCCCCGCTGGGCCGCGTGCTGGCCGCTGGCCTGCGCCATGTGGTGCTGCAGCCCCATACCTCCCGCGATGCCGCCAAGGAAGTGGTCGAGGAAGCCGGGCGCGCCGTGGCGCACGAGCTGGAGCGCTACCTGAACGCACTCGGCACGATCGCCTCGGTGGCGCCGCTGATGGGCCTGCTGGGCACCGTGATCGGCATGATCGAGATCTTCGGCAGCCAGGGTGGCGCCGGCGCCAGCCCCGAGCAGCTGGCACATGGCATCTCGGTGGCGCTCTATAACACCGCCTTCGGCCTGATCATCGCGATTCCGGCACTGATCTTCTGGCGCTACTTCCGCCGGCGCGTGGACGACTACGTGGCCGAGCTGGAATTCCGCGCCACCGCCTTCCTGGACGCCATCCTGCCGCAGCGCCGCGCCTGA
- a CDS encoding ExbD/TolR family protein, whose protein sequence is MHFRSRQRREEPEINLIPLIDVLLVILIFLMITTTYSRYTELQIQLPTADAEKAQQRPGEIVVSVSAKGVYSINKQVMDQQDVTSLAQRLREVAGPADGQPPVLIVNADAQATHQSVINVMEAARLAGLPRLTFATQSSQAR, encoded by the coding sequence ATGCACTTCCGATCCCGCCAGCGGCGTGAAGAACCGGAGATCAACCTCATCCCGTTGATCGACGTCCTGCTCGTGATCCTGATCTTCCTGATGATCACGACCACGTACTCGCGCTATACCGAGCTGCAGATCCAGCTGCCGACCGCCGACGCCGAAAAGGCGCAGCAGCGCCCCGGCGAGATCGTGGTATCCGTATCCGCCAAGGGTGTCTATTCGATCAACAAGCAGGTCATGGACCAGCAGGACGTGACCAGCCTGGCCCAGCGCCTGCGCGAAGTAGCCGGCCCGGCCGATGGCCAGCCGCCCGTGCTGATCGTCAATGCGGACGCACAGGCCACGCACCAGTCCGTGATCAACGTCATGGAAGCCGCCCGCCTGGCCGGCCTGCCCCGCCTGACCTTCGCCACGCAGAGCTCGCAGGCGCGCTGA
- the adk gene encoding adenylate kinase — MRLILLGAPGAGKGTQAQFICEKFGIPQISTGDMLRAAVKAGTPLGVAAKKVMDAGGLVSDDIIIGLVKDRLQAADCKDGYLFDGFPRTIPQAEAMKEAGVAIDYVLEIDVPFDAIIERMSGRRVHVASGRTYHVKYNPPKVDGVDDITGEALIQRDDDKEETVKKRLDVYSQQTRPLVDYYSKWAANGDATAKVAPPQYRKIAGVGSVEDITSRVFEALK; from the coding sequence ATGCGTTTGATCCTGTTGGGCGCGCCTGGCGCCGGCAAAGGCACGCAAGCCCAGTTCATCTGCGAGAAGTTCGGCATCCCCCAAATCTCCACCGGCGACATGCTGCGCGCCGCGGTGAAGGCTGGCACGCCGCTAGGCGTGGCCGCCAAGAAGGTGATGGACGCGGGTGGCCTGGTGTCGGACGACATCATCATCGGCCTGGTCAAGGACCGCCTGCAGGCGGCCGATTGCAAGGACGGCTATCTGTTCGATGGCTTCCCGCGCACCATTCCGCAGGCCGAGGCCATGAAGGAAGCCGGCGTGGCGATCGACTACGTGCTGGAAATCGACGTGCCCTTCGATGCCATCATCGAGCGCATGAGCGGGCGCCGCGTGCACGTGGCATCGGGCCGCACCTACCACGTCAAGTACAACCCGCCCAAGGTGGACGGCGTGGACGACATCACCGGCGAAGCACTTATCCAGCGCGACGACGACAAGGAAGAGACCGTCAAGAAGCGCCTCGACGTGTACTCCCAACAGACCCGCCCGCTGGTGGATTACTACTCCAAGTGGGCCGCCAATGGCGACGCCACCGCCAAGGTGGCACCGCCGCAGTACCGCAAGATCGCGGGCGTTGGCAGCGTGGAAGACATCACTTCGCGTGTGTTCGAAGCACTGAAGTAA
- a CDS encoding 3-hydroxyacyl-CoA dehydrogenase, with the protein MEIRDNVFIVTGGASGLGEGSARMLAAAGGKVVIADLNEAAGTALAAELGGKFVRCDVSSEADGQATVAAATALGRLAGLVNCAGIATANKTVGKNGPHPLDACDKTIRVNLIGTFNMIRLAAAAMVQNTPDAEGERGVIINTASVAAFDGQIGQAAYAASKGGVVAMTLAIARDLSRDGVRCMTIAPGLFETPMLLGMPQEVQDALGKMVPFPPRLGRPAEYAKLVGSIITNPMLNGEVIRLDGAIRMQPK; encoded by the coding sequence ATGGAAATCCGCGACAACGTATTTATCGTCACCGGCGGCGCCTCCGGGCTCGGCGAGGGCAGCGCCCGCATGCTGGCCGCCGCGGGCGGCAAGGTGGTGATCGCCGACCTTAACGAAGCTGCCGGCACCGCGCTGGCCGCCGAACTGGGCGGGAAGTTCGTGCGCTGCGACGTCAGCAGCGAGGCCGACGGGCAAGCCACCGTGGCGGCAGCCACCGCGCTGGGCCGCCTGGCAGGGCTGGTCAATTGCGCCGGCATTGCCACCGCCAACAAGACGGTGGGCAAGAACGGCCCGCACCCGCTCGACGCCTGCGACAAGACCATCCGCGTCAACCTGATCGGCACCTTCAACATGATCCGGCTGGCTGCCGCGGCCATGGTGCAGAACACGCCCGACGCAGAAGGCGAGCGTGGCGTGATCATCAACACGGCATCGGTGGCGGCCTTCGACGGCCAGATCGGGCAGGCCGCCTACGCGGCCTCCAAGGGTGGCGTGGTCGCCATGACGCTGGCCATCGCGCGCGACCTGTCGCGCGACGGCGTGCGCTGCATGACGATTGCTCCGGGGCTGTTCGAGACGCCGATGCTGCTGGGCATGCCGCAGGAAGTGCAGGACGCGCTCGGCAAGATGGTGCCGTTCCCGCCGCGCCTGGGCCGCCCGGCCGAGTACGCGAAGCTGGTGGGCTCCATCATCACCAACCCCATGCTCAACGGCGAAGTGATCCGGCTCGACGGCGCCATCCGCATGCAGCCGAAGTAA
- the lpxK gene encoding tetraacyldisaccharide 4'-kinase, which produces MPAPRNALADFVTAQWQRRGWFAWLMLPLSWVFGLVSGWRRLAYRRGWYSSTRLPMPVVVVGNVTVGGTGKTPAVIALAHALAESGLRPGVVSRGYGVKLKHPRRVKPTSQAKDVGDEPLLIARATDVPVWVFPDRALCAQTMLVSHPGVNVLLLDDGLQHYKLQRDFEIVMFDSRMGGNGLLLPAGPLRESLSRRRDATLINDPDFRPSPDQPDVYGMRLVLDDAWQLADPTMAKPLSAFAGQRVLAAAGIGNPERFFASLRAAGLAPDTMPLPDHYDFAEDPFAGDPVAQAADAILITEKDAVKCERLSDPLDPRIWVVPTTPVIDAGLIEKIRRAVAAHAQAAPTAPGAATAAGHTKETRDGQPAA; this is translated from the coding sequence ATGCCCGCTCCCCGCAACGCCCTTGCCGACTTCGTGACCGCCCAGTGGCAACGCCGCGGCTGGTTCGCCTGGCTGATGCTGCCGCTGTCGTGGGTGTTCGGCCTGGTCAGCGGCTGGCGGCGCCTGGCATACCGGCGCGGCTGGTACAGCTCGACGCGCCTGCCGATGCCGGTGGTGGTGGTCGGCAATGTCACCGTGGGCGGCACCGGCAAGACCCCCGCGGTGATCGCGCTGGCCCATGCACTGGCCGAGTCCGGCCTGCGCCCGGGCGTGGTCTCGCGCGGCTACGGCGTCAAGCTCAAGCATCCGCGCCGGGTCAAGCCCACCTCGCAGGCCAAGGACGTGGGTGACGAGCCGCTCTTGATCGCGCGCGCCACCGACGTGCCGGTCTGGGTCTTCCCCGACCGGGCGCTGTGCGCGCAGACCATGCTGGTCTCGCATCCCGGCGTCAACGTGCTGCTGCTCGACGATGGCCTGCAGCACTACAAGCTGCAACGCGACTTCGAGATCGTGATGTTCGATTCGCGCATGGGCGGCAACGGCTTGCTGCTGCCGGCCGGCCCGCTGCGCGAATCGCTCTCGCGCCGTCGCGACGCCACCCTGATCAACGACCCGGACTTCCGCCCCAGCCCGGACCAGCCGGATGTCTATGGCATGCGCCTGGTGCTGGACGATGCCTGGCAACTGGCTGACCCGACCATGGCCAAGCCGTTGTCGGCGTTTGCCGGGCAGCGGGTGCTGGCTGCCGCCGGCATCGGCAACCCCGAGCGCTTCTTTGCCAGCCTGCGCGCAGCCGGCCTCGCGCCGGACACCATGCCCCTGCCGGACCACTACGACTTCGCCGAAGACCCGTTCGCCGGCGATCCTGTCGCGCAGGCGGCCGATGCGATCCTGATCACCGAGAAGGATGCCGTAAAATGCGAGCGCCTCAGTGACCCGCTGGACCCGCGGATCTGGGTCGTCCCCACCACGCCCGTGATCGACGCGGGCCTGATCGAAAAAATTCGCCGCGCCGTCGCCGCGCATGCCCAGGCCGCTCCCACGGCGCCGGGCGCCGCGACCGCCGCCGGCCACACCAAGGAAACCCGAGATGGACAACCGGCTGCTTGA
- the kdsB gene encoding 3-deoxy-manno-octulosonate cytidylyltransferase: MSLPAFTVVIPARLASTRLPNKPLADIGGKPMIVRVAERAHASSAQRTVVATDAPEVAAACAAHGIEAVITRADHPSGTDRLAEVATWLGLPDDAIVVNVQGDEPLIEPSLIDEVALHLAHHADCAIATAAHPIREIAEVFNPNVVKVVCDGAGRALYFSRAPIPWARDAWAGVPAAAAATAQVALPAMPVLRHIGLYAYRAGFLRRFPTLALSPVEQTEALEQLRAMWHGERIGVLETAAVPAPGVDTQADLDRVRALWAQAMAQEGP, from the coding sequence ATGTCGCTGCCCGCTTTTACCGTCGTCATCCCTGCGCGCCTGGCTTCAACCCGGCTGCCCAACAAGCCGCTGGCCGATATCGGCGGCAAGCCCATGATCGTGCGCGTGGCCGAGCGCGCCCATGCCTCGTCGGCGCAGCGCACGGTGGTCGCCACCGACGCGCCCGAAGTGGCGGCAGCCTGCGCGGCGCACGGCATCGAAGCCGTGATCACGCGTGCCGACCACCCCTCGGGCACCGACCGCCTGGCCGAAGTGGCGACATGGCTAGGCCTGCCGGACGACGCCATTGTGGTCAATGTGCAGGGCGATGAGCCGCTGATCGAGCCCAGCCTGATCGACGAGGTGGCACTGCACCTGGCGCACCATGCCGATTGCGCCATCGCCACCGCCGCGCATCCGATCCGCGAAATTGCCGAGGTGTTCAACCCCAATGTGGTGAAAGTGGTGTGCGACGGCGCCGGCCGCGCGCTGTATTTCTCCCGCGCGCCGATCCCCTGGGCCCGCGACGCCTGGGCCGGCGTGCCGGCCGCGGCGGCGGCCACCGCCCAGGTGGCCTTGCCAGCCATGCCGGTATTGCGCCACATTGGCCTGTATGCTTACCGCGCCGGATTCCTGCGGCGCTTTCCCACGCTGGCGCTGTCGCCGGTGGAGCAGACCGAAGCGCTGGAGCAGTTGCGCGCGATGTGGCATGGCGAGCGCATCGGCGTGCTGGAAACAGCGGCTGTGCCCGCGCCGGGCGTTGACACGCAGGCCGACCTGGACCGCGTGCGTGCGCTGTGGGCGCAGGCCATGGCGCAGGAAGGCCCCTGA